TGAAAGGTAGTTGTTGTTTTCTTGAAACAGAGTATTGGTCTGACTGCTAAGATTAAAGCTGGTATTGCTGTTACTGTACCTGAACCtgtattttaagttttaaaatgttataaGGCCTTTAAAGAAATCAACTTTAAAtttctgatagttttatttGATTTCAAGTGATTGATAAAGACTTTTCTTGAAAAAATTCCAGACAGAAAATCCAAGTATGGAGAGACCATATACATTTAAGGATTTTGTTCTTCATCCAAGAAGGTAAATACCACAtggaaattctgatttttatatCTAAACAATGCTCTTAGGTAATTAGTTGTAACTACATATGTATTTTCtaagtttttctgtttccatcaAAGAAATTGAGTAGCTATTTCTAAGATATTGATGTTCTACTATAAGTcagcattattttaaatatttaatgtattcAGAAGTCTGAAGCCTCAGTGGTATTATAAAACTTAATTAATGTACATTATGATCCTCTAGCTGTGCTTTTTCAGCTATTTTGTTTTACAAGTGCACAATAAgatcattttattttctcttctgcagcCATAAATCAAGAGTTAAAGGCCACCTCAGATTAAAAATGACTTACTTACCTAAAAACAATGGGTCTGAAGAAGAAACCACAGAACAGGCTGAAGAATTAGAGGTgggaaaaatgtgtttattgcTGAAAAATGTATATTAGTAACCACTAAGCTATAAATAGTGTTTTAGAAACAAACCAGTCAAAAGTGATTGCTTGTATTTTGTGCATACAATTTAAAGTGGTTAAGTTTCTGTTGTAGGTACTGTTTAATGTTGTTTGACCCCAGACAGACACTAACATCTCTCTGGTTTTAGAATTTCAACTCTATCTAGTCCATAGGGACATTTTGATCTTGCCTACCATATATGTGTGATCTTTTTAAGCATGTTCAATGTAGATCAATTGATTTCTTTTCCAGACTTAACTCTATTCAGCATTGCCACCTTTGCTGTTATTAAACTTTGTTACAGAAGGGTGTGTTCATCTGCCTCATACATTCGCAGCATATGTATGAAATGACAGTATTTAAGCTTTTAATGTATTCTGTGaatgctgtttattttccttgaatTAACAACTTCTGGTACTAATATATTTAAGGATCTTGagttaaaaataagatttctgCATGCATAATATGCCCTGTCATTTTTTAGGAATAAGCACACTAAAACCAGAGTCAAATTTACTGGCTTAAGATGAACTACATCTTAAAAGTGGGAGTGGCTTGAAAGATTAAGATGTTTTTCAACTTTGATAATATTAAAGGGAGTTATATTATGTCTTTCAGCCTGGGTGGATTATATTGGACCAACCAGAAGCTGCTAGCCAgccacaacagcagcagcaggaatctCCTCCACTGCCTTCAGGCTGGGAAGAAAGACAAGACATCCTCGGCAGGACCTACTATGTCAATCATGAATTCAGAAGAACACAGTGGAAAAGACCAACTGCACAGTAAGTCTTCTAGCCTGCAAATTCAAGTCTTACATTAGCTAGTGTAATTCACCCTAGTGACATTGAAGgcaaggagaaataaaaagtgaaCAGGTTCAAAATTATAGAGAGCTTTCCCTCACTTCACTTAGAAGCCCTCATGCAGTGATCACTGGCTAGTGATCATTTTGAATGTACTGTGCTCTGGAAGTGTGTGCTCAAACAGAAACTGGTTGCAGTTGAAGAGATCACTATAGGAATggaagcaaaataattttttggttttcagcctgtttttttcctcccatcaGGGACTTTGTTAAATTGTTTGCCTTATTTTTTTGGTTACCCCACCCCAGAATGCTACCTGGTTCTTCAGCTTACACTTCACATTGACATGAATTTATTAGTCTTAAACAGCTTACATTCATTTACGTAGGCcagactgtttctttttcttctgccaaaATGACTGTGATGTATGTTTTTGCTGTTAACCTGGCTTACTGTTGAAAGATAAACTCTGGCTGCTGTTTGCTGACTTCTCTCACCCTGCCCCACCAGGGACAGTGTGGCTGTGGCAGATCTTGGCAGTGTGCAGCTGGAGGCCCAGCACGTGTTCACTCACCGGCGACAGATATCCGAGGATACAGACAACACAGACAACAGAGATTCCCCTGAGGTAAAACTATACATctcaaaatgtttctgaaatgcaagtgatttttttaatctagcaTACTCAAAAAGCTTGTCTTAAACAATTGGAAcctacttttaaaattttttttccctttgttttccttttaaagagcTGGGAAATTATAACTGAAGATGAGGCAACAATGTACAGCAGTCAGAATGTTCAAATGCCTCTCTCGCAGAGTAGCTGTGATATACAGAGTCATCTTGCAGAAGAATTGAATAACAGACTTACTACCTCTGGAAGTCCAGCTACTGGCCAGTCAACAGCCAACacagtaaattaattttctacttGTTCTGATTGAATGAGATCCATAAATACTTTATTTaggaattatatttttaatttttaatattttaataaatttatttttactttttagtaattatatttttaatttcacctCAAATGCACACACTTTAAGAATAGTTTTTTACTGTAGAATCTCATCTAAGCaagcattttcttcctctctgctttGCTTATATGGATTTCTGCCTGAGGTTAAAAGAGATTTGTGTGAGCTATTTTTCAGTCTGTAAATCTACCTCTTAGTCTAGAATCATAGAGTGCTGAAAACTACgaatgaaaaaaatctatctGTATCGTGAAAGCTTATTTCTAAGGGAGTTGTGCTATGGGAGTTACTTATCCAATTAGAAAAAGTTCTAAGATTGACCATTTTTCATTCTGGATAGTGGGATAAGGTTTTATTATAGGGTTGTGTAAACCTGCTGCTTCCTTAGCAGTAAGACGGGGAGCTTGCTGTACAGTTCCACTGCCCTTGTGCCAGCTGTGGAACTTACTGGATCTCTGCATGAGGCTGTTCAGCTTGCTAACCCAGCAGAAAACTactctccccagctctgctttttttgcagtttgAGCAACTGAAACAGCATGCTAGGTTGTCTGACAAATGCTACAGTAgcagagggaaaacagcaggaacACATAGCCAGGGTGAAACTCGACTTTTTGGTGGTGTGTTAGCAAGCAATTAAATAAGCTCAGCTGTCCTGTGAAACCCGAGCTCCACAAACAGCCTTGTAACTTGATATGTGAGTGAGAAATCCACTGTCCATTGAGGAAAGCCTTTAGAGGTGACCCAGGCCATCTAGTCTGTTAGATTTTAATATTGAAATAATCATTAGTTTGTGTGATGTTAAGAATGCCCTTCCAAACATAAATTTGTATTTGACAATGTTTATCTGAGTTTGTACAAATGTATCACTGGTGTTGCTGGAAACAGTCAAGTGAGAGTAACAAGACTTCACTTGATCTCTGCTGTTCAGCATTCAGTGGGTAGCAAAGAAACTGTTAGTTCAGCTTGCTTGGGTGGCCTGAGCAAAGAAAGAAGCAGATGTTCAAATTATTTTGAGTCAGCTAGAATGGCTGTCTTGGCTTTTTTCACCTGTATTACACCTCActccaccaccaaaaaaactttaaaagttaATAATGCTTTTCCTTTGAAGTACTTCAGTAGTATGTGGATAGGAGAAAATCCTTCAAATAGTTTTGGAAATTCTGGAGCAAAATTAAATAGCAAGTGAGATCTAAATGTGACTGTAGGTAGGAAGGTGGACACTTAGCCAAAGTCCAGGGATTTAAATGCTCTTCTCAAATTGGTTATCTCAGATTCTCATACCTTTTCATTATTGACCTGGTTTACTCTCTGGAAAGTTGTGTTAGCTCTGCTCTGTTGCAGACTTTACTGACAACACAAAAAGTTCTGTACTGTAAACTCAATTGTACTGTAACTATTTGTAATTAATGTTTTACATGCCAAAACATATATTGCTAGAGTATTTTAAACTTTGACAAGCCTCTATCATTCTAAGATTATAATAGACTCTGTGAATTTGATGTTTCTAGCTGTTAaaacaagaatttaaaaatatgatgtTAAATCATGTTTCAAAAGAAATACAACACTTTGCTCAGGATGGAAACTGTAATAGCTTGAACTGTGATAACTATAGTTGGCTGTTTGCTGCCATCCTTAAAGCTGCAGCGATAGCTAATGTGTCATTCCTCTCCACTCCTTCAAGAGCCATTCCAGCAGAAGAGGTAGTCTGCAGACATACAGACTTGAAGAGCAGCCTGCACATCCAGTGGTAAGTCATTTTTCAAAAAACATAGGCTTTTAGCTGTTAGCTGCTGACATTTCAAATGAGATTTGGCCTtccttgcccagcagctgtccTGACAAAATGGCAATTATGGGTCTAATTGAGCTTTAAAGTTTCCACGTTTCAACTTTGTTTAGCATTATCTTGATGCATAGCCTGCAGAAGGAAGTAGTCTTGCACTGATGATATGAGTTCCGTTTTTCAAATGGTTTGCCTTATAATTGTTTACTTCTGATTAAAAGCTATACCACATTCCACTATGCTTTTATGGTGACACTGCAAACTCTGATCTCATAGCCAGAAGTACCAGGCTGGATCAACCTAAAGGAGGTATATAAATAAATCCTTTAACACGAGGAGTTTGAATTTtgtataaacaaacaaataaaaatctgttACTTCATACTATTCCAAAAGGACTTAAATACTTCTTATCTATTTTATCCAGCTAATAAAAGTAATGAACCTTCTGGAATatagttttgttgttttaaattgAAAGGAAAACCTTTCACAGTAAGTTTCATAGTTTCCTTAATTGTTTTTTGTCTGTTACCACTAATATTTAGTTACTGCCTACTTCATCTGGATTACCCCCAGGCTGGGAAGAACGACAGGATGAAAAAGGAAGGTCGTATTATATAGATCACAATTCTAGAACCACTACCTGGATAAAACCAGTTGTACAGGTACTGCCTGTCTTCAATTTACTGATGTTTGTATTTACTGAACTTTTAAAACAGGTTGTATAATGGAAGTGGAGAGACAGCTTTGAAATAGAACACGCGAAAGGCATAAACTGTGAAGTATCACATAAAATATCTGAGAGATTGCAGGGACAGTTAGCAACAGTGATGTTTATAGCAAGTCACTCTCCTTTCTGGAGAGTGGTAGCTGACTTGAGGAGGTTAGGCTTCTGTAAACCTTCAGCACAATCAGTAATTGTTAGTCAGTATGGTTGATGTCATGAAATCTGTCTGGGACTTGCTTTATGAAATTGCTTTCATGAGTCAAAAATACAggttaatacaggaaaaaagatATTGCTTTACAGGGCTTTGATTTGATGGGATGTTTTTTGGTCGTTTACCATAGATTGCTGCGGAAACAAGTCAGGTGTCAGCTGCACAAAGTATTCCTGTAGGAAGACAGCCACAAGCGACATCAAGTGATTCATCACAACAGtcttctcagcagcagcctgaaATGGAGCAAGGATTTCTCCCTAAAGGCTGGGAAGTGCGACATGCACCCAATGGGAGACCATTCTTTATTGACCACAATACCAAAACTACAACATGGGTAATGGAAAACTCTTCTCATGAACTGAAATTGTAGTTCTGCTTTCAGCAAACTTCTGTGTGTTTCTTTAGTGACAAGATTGCTGTGTCTGTTCAGGAGCATGGTTAGATCATGGTGCTAATAAAGCCAAGATGGGGCATTCAGTCCCTGTACAGACCATGGAGatggactccatgatccttgtgggtcccttccaacccaaaatattctgtgtgAGTCTGAGTGATATGTAATAAAAATACCAAGTTAATTGTAACTTGCTAAGTTATAATTATAACCTGTCATGGGTAGAAGATTATCACTTTTGCTAATTATATTGGTACTTGAAGGTGTAGgaagttttttcctctttagatggaggaaaagaggaatCTGCTTCTCAGATGTAAGCCCTCCTAAATGACATTGCAGAACTTGGTAGTTTGTAGGAGCTGTTCACAGAAATGAGTTATTTAAACATGCCTTCAACAGGAAATCCATTACCTTGACTTTATCACAAGGCACAACACAAATTTCTGTGAATGCTTAGAAAAGCAGACCAGGTGCAAGTACCATATGGATGAGGAAGCTGTACAGCTGCAGTTCCACAGAGGGGCACTGCACACCACTTGGCAGTGCTATTAGATGGCCTTAAGCATCTCCAGAGTAAGTCAGTGTTACTGTCAGttgaaagggaaagagaaatgcaTTAAATTCATTCAAAATGAGTATTCTTTTCTCCAGGTAGATGAAAAGAACTCATTTAACACAACCACCTTCACCCTAGctcccacaaaaatccccaaccaaacaacaagCAACCCCACCAAACCCAAAAAGTATAAGATGTGTCAGAAATGGTGTGGAAGGAGTGATTTGACTCAATTACACAAAAATTGAGTTGAATGAGGgatttatatttctatatatgtaaataaaataaagtgaGAGGTTATTAGAAGATGATTGTAAATTACTGGAGGACTGAGAATCCACAAGGATTCCTCTGGCTGCAGAATATGCGACCATTACCTAACTGGTACTAGGTATATTCTTGACAAaataataaagacaaaaaaattacaaacaaaacagcaaaaggaTTTTAACAtgctgcttgttttcttttcaaaggaaGATCCAAGACTGAAAATTTCTGCTCATCCGAGGAGAAAGACTTCCCTAGATCCAGTTGACCTGGGTCCATTACCAGTAAGTAAACCATTTTGTACTTGTTTTGCAGATGAAAGACTTTAACTATTGAAATTAACATTATTGAAATTTGCACATGAGAAAATGCAGCCTGcttttttcctacaaaaaatACGTTTTTGAATTTCAGTGCTGACAGTAGGTGGGGGAGGAATGCCCATAACTGCAGAACATGTTGAGTTCTATTCACACTATATGATCagaaatttataataaaaatctaataaaaatgtgtaataAAATTGTCGTTTTACAGCCAGGGTGGGAAGAGAGAACTCACACAGATGGAAGAATATTCTTCATAAACCACAGTATGTACAATGTAGCATTCTTCCCTACTCATAACTTTATTTGTGGACATTATTTGAATTAATGGaactaatttaaaattttctcacAGATACAAAGAGAACACAATGGGAGGATCCTCGACTGCAGAATGTGGCAATAACTGGACCAGTAAGCTGTCCTAATGTagattttcatgtttttcataaATACTGTTGATAGAATCCAAACACTTGTCATTTATCAGTTAGTCGGTCTAGAAAGTGAAACTTCCAGGGTGTCTgaacaaagcatttttatttatttttaaaaactgtttagAAAGCTCTCTGGGGAAATGGTCTTTAAATgctagaaagaaaaagcagttcCCATGGTAGTAAGAAAGTTTTCTTATAGACTGGGGGGAGGGCTTTGTAGTATGTgaggaagttttatttatttcttgtcCACACTAGCTCAATTCATTAAGTAAAtttgagaaaaaagaaaaacaaaaaaaaaagagctttaagaggaattaaattgattttcaactgaaaaataattatccAGCCTCAATACTTAATCTGAAGTGTGAAATTACCAGAACTAATTGCAAAGATGGTTTGCATTATAATTATAGATGGGTTTTAGTGTTCAGCTGATATCTGTGTTTATTAATAGCCTGCATATGTAAACAACCTTCCCTGTCCATGGAAAACAGAGGTGTTTGTAGCCAGGTCTCTCATGATCCAGCAGGGAAATGGATGCGTTATGGACGTCACCAAAGGCATTTTGGTCACTTTGATCGGGGCCACTCAGGGATCTCAGGCAGTTACATCAGCTGGTGGGGAAGTACAGCAtaaattctgtggttctgttcTGAATACAGAAGTGCTTTTCATTCCTGGTGTTTATAAATAGGAAATTTCCCCTGGCAGTCAGTAAAACATGTATTCCTGTTATCTCAGAATTTAAATGGGTTGTCTGTTTTTCGAAAGACAcatgagacttttttttttctttcccccccaaAGGCTGTGCCTTACTCCAGGGACTATAAGCGGAAGTATGAATTCTTCAGAAAGAAATTGAAGAAACAGGTGAGTAATCAGTAGAAATCCAGCAGAAGGTTATGAAGCTTAGGCCCCTCTACAAGGAAAGCAAATTTACAGGGAAGGTAAATTTACTGTCTGATCCCAAATATATTTGTGAAGCACCAACTTTATAACAATTAGCATTTGCTCTAACAGCAGGGTTTGTGACTTTATGCACTAATAAAGACTGTAAGCAATCTAATTTCAAAAGTAGGCATTCTCAAAGGTTAAAATGTGATGAACCTGAAAGTAAGACTGGCAACAGAAAAGTTTGGAAATCACTGATCAAGCATAGAATAGTTTTTGGAAGTCAGAACGTGGAAAGTTCTCAGAATAGATTTTAGTCTTTCTATGTATAAATCTCTACTGTCATAATCAGGCTGGATGACTGCAATAAATTGCAGTCAGCCTTAAAATCTGAAGTTTATGGATCTTGTTTCCAAACTCTAGTTTGAAGTGGCAGTGCCAGGTATATTTATAACATGTAGCATAAAAGACTGTAAATAGCATCTGGACAGCCAGATAACAATGAGTCTGCACAAGTTCAATCAAATTTTACATCCTTGGGAGATATTTTACATATGTAATAATAGCCTTTGAGTTTAGATCCGTGCTTCACCTTCTTCCTGCCAAGTCTGCCtgtaaattatatataattatatatgcACTTTGTGTTCCTAGTAAAGCAAGATTGACATTCATTCAAATGTTAGTATCTGAATCTGAGACAGAGAGTTCAGCCACACAATACAATTGCAGTAGTTTGAGAATTAAATATAACTGTATTTTGTCTTAAGTAAGAGAATGGGACACCTAGGCTCATAGGATATTGAACTAGAAGGTGAAATAAGTCAGGTAAAATGGTTCCAGATAATTCTATGTGTCAACTGTGAGCTGTTTTTAATCAAGTGTGTAATATGATAAATGTTCAGTGTCAGAGGAGACTCCATGCCTTGCTGCATGCAGAGCAACTGCCCGTGTGCTGTTACTAGTAAGAACTTACTTTAACTGTATTGTCTTAGCATGAAATAGAAGTTAGTGTCTGAAATTCTCTTTGCTGGTTGAATTGTAGATAAATGGAGCCTCTTTTCAATCATATTGTGTTATGTTTCCAAGTTATGTAAGGAAACAGTTTCTGTGCCCTCTTTGTCTATTTTCAGAATTTGCATATTCTGCAAAACTATAAGATGctggattttgttttattattctttGCTTTCATGTTTCTCTCTTTTAGAGTGATATTCCAAATAGGTTTGAGATGAAAATTCATCGCACAACAATCCTTGAAGATTCATACAGAAGAATCATAGCTGTAAAGAGAGCAGATTTCCTTAAAGCAAGACTTTGGATTGAATTTGATGGTGAAAAAGGTTTAGACTATGGAGGAGTTGCCAGAGAATGGTTCTTCCTTCTCTCTAAAGAAATGTTTAATCCTTATTACGGATTGTTTGAATATTCAGCTACGTAAGTAATACCACTCTGGAAGATGTGAAAACTTAGGAAGAGCTCTCGTACCTTCTTTAAAATGGGGTTCCTGCTGCCCTTGCAAATGTACCAGAGGGTTTAGTTGATAATAACTGTAATAATCTGCACCCAGTTGCTTGACAGAAGAGTAGTGTGGAGACAATAATTGTAGAGCTTTTATACAGCAGTATAACATAAGCCATGGCATTTTTGCATGGACAAGCATGTGCTTGCAACCATCTCCTGCATACAGAAGAGGCAGTATGTAACCAGTAATGCAGAGAATGTTACTGTGCTTTAAAATGAATGGGAGTTAATCCTGCCTCTTTGGTGTATCTGT
This genomic stretch from Taeniopygia guttata chromosome 10, bTaeGut7.mat, whole genome shotgun sequence harbors:
- the NEDD4 gene encoding E3 ubiquitin-protein ligase NEDD4 isoform X3 → MAASPAEVLGLPGEEENTRIVRVKVIAGIGLAKKDILGASDPYVKVTLYDPVNGALTSIQTKTIRKSLNPKWNEELLFRVNPQKHRLLFEVFDENRLTRDDFLGQVDIPLYQLPTENPSMERPYTFKDFVLHPRSHKSRVKGHLRLKMTYLPKNNGSEEETTEQAEELEPGWIILDQPEAASQPQQQQQESPPLPSGWEERQDILGRTYYVNHEFRRTQWKRPTAQDSVAVADLGSVQLEAQHVFTHRRQISEDTDNTDNRDSPESWEIITEDEATMYSSQNVQMPLSQSSCDIQSHLAEELNNRLTTSGSPATGQSTANTSHSSRRGSLQTYRLEEQPAHPVLLPTSSGLPPGWEERQDEKGRSYYIDHNSRTTTWIKPVVQIAAETSQVSAAQSIPVGRQPQATSSDSSQQSSQQQPEMEQGFLPKGWEVRHAPNGRPFFIDHNTKTTTWEDPRLKISAHPRRKTSLDPVDLGPLPPGWEERTHTDGRIFFINHNTKRTQWEDPRLQNVAITGPAVPYSRDYKRKYEFFRKKLKKQSDIPNRFEMKIHRTTILEDSYRRIIAVKRADFLKARLWIEFDGEKGLDYGGVAREWFFLLSKEMFNPYYGLFEYSATDNYTLQINPNSGLCNEDHLSYFKFIGRVAGMAVYHGKLLDAFFIRPFYKMMLQKPITLHDMESVDSEYYNSLRWILENDPTELDLRFIVDEELFGQTHQHELKSGGSEIVVTNKNKRDYIHLVIQWRFVSRVQKQMTAFKEGFFELIPQDLIKIFDENELELLMCGLGDVDVADWKLHTKYKNGYNINHQVIQWFWKAVLMMDSEKRIRLLQFVTGTSRVPMNGFAELYGSNGPQLFTVEQWGTPEKLPRAHTCFNRLDLPPYDSFEDLWDKLLLAIENTQGFDGVD
- the NEDD4 gene encoding E3 ubiquitin-protein ligase NEDD4 isoform X2; translation: MDGGIRVRSQLPRDGVNGISSPPALFPVPKNRVFVPGFVTGSVTGAENTRIVRVKVIAGIGLAKKDILGASDPYVKVTLYDPVNGALTSIQTKTIRKSLNPKWNEELLFRVNPQKHRLLFEVFDENRLTRDDFLGQVDIPLYQLPTENPSMERPYTFKDFVLHPRSHKSRVKGHLRLKMTYLPKNNGSEEETTEQAEELEPGWIILDQPEAASQPQQQQQESPPLPSGWEERQDILGRTYYVNHEFRRTQWKRPTAQDSVAVADLGSVQLEAQHVFTHRRQISEDTDNTDNRDSPESWEIITEDEATMYSSQNVQMPLSQSSCDIQSHLAEELNNRLTTSGSPATGQSTANTSHSSRRGSLQTYRLEEQPAHPVLLPTSSGLPPGWEERQDEKGRSYYIDHNSRTTTWIKPVVQIAAETSQVSAAQSIPVGRQPQATSSDSSQQSSQQQPEMEQGFLPKGWEVRHAPNGRPFFIDHNTKTTTWEDPRLKISAHPRRKTSLDPVDLGPLPPGWEERTHTDGRIFFINHNTKRTQWEDPRLQNVAITGPAVPYSRDYKRKYEFFRKKLKKQSDIPNRFEMKIHRTTILEDSYRRIIAVKRADFLKARLWIEFDGEKGLDYGGVAREWFFLLSKEMFNPYYGLFEYSATDNYTLQINPNSGLCNEDHLSYFKFIGRVAGMAVYHGKLLDAFFIRPFYKMMLQKPITLHDMESVDSEYYNSLRWILENDPTELDLRFIVDEELFGQTHQHELKSGGSEIVVTNKNKRDYIHLVIQWRFVSRVQKQMTAFKEGFFELIPQDLIKIFDENELELLMCGLGDVDVADWKLHTKYKNGYNINHQVIQWFWKAVLMMDSEKRIRLLQFVTGTSRVPMNGFAELYGSNGPQLFTVEQWGTPEKLPRAHTCFNRLDLPPYDSFEDLWDKLLLAIENTQGFDGVD